A window of Pedobacter lusitanus contains these coding sequences:
- a CDS encoding cysteine hydrolase family protein: MEQKTQNTALLVMDMQSGISGLIEAPVLTALTANIAAAIKHARSQKIPVIYVTISFRAGLPEISDNNKSFSAGKDRLNGLNMEDFARILPELAPKDNEVVVIKRRYSAFTGSDLEVVLRAAGIQHIVLAGISTSGVVLSTLREAADKDYQITILSDCCADGDEEVHRVLMDKIFPRQAAISTAGEWCQ, encoded by the coding sequence ATGGAACAAAAAACTCAAAACACAGCATTACTCGTCATGGATATGCAAAGCGGGATATCAGGTCTGATTGAAGCCCCCGTATTAACAGCGCTTACTGCTAATATTGCTGCTGCAATCAAACATGCCCGCAGCCAAAAAATTCCTGTTATCTATGTCACCATTAGTTTCAGAGCAGGTTTACCGGAAATAAGCGATAACAATAAGAGCTTTTCTGCAGGTAAAGACAGGCTTAATGGACTAAACATGGAAGACTTTGCCCGGATTCTTCCGGAGCTTGCGCCAAAGGATAATGAGGTGGTAGTTATTAAACGCCGTTACAGTGCCTTTACCGGAAGTGATCTGGAAGTCGTTTTAAGAGCCGCAGGTATTCAGCATATTGTACTGGCAGGTATTTCTACCAGTGGGGTCGTGCTTTCTACTTTACGCGAAGCCGCAGATAAAGACTATCAGATAACCATTTTATCCGACTGTTGCGCAGACGGTGATGAGGAAGTACATCGTGTTTTAATGGATAAGATTTTCCCGCGTCAGGCAGCAATTTCTACGGCCGGTGAATGGTGTCAGTAG
- a CDS encoding DUF3472 domain-containing protein yields the protein MKTFILSLSFLSLLIGTSCKKSTLTGDDNVKTAKQITDFVATGPKIVIALGGNAWVKTTGSEIINNNGLANWTNANAVTSVYFRTEAPGIITVKLRMKVPGGNSTFKVSTGTQSISTTASNSSFDTVAVGNFNITAKGYVKFDIQGVSKTGSYFGDVSDLIISGQPVTDSVSYVKDNIDSRFYWGRRGPSVHVNYTIPDAIKNNVEWFYNEINVPVGSDPIGSYFMSNGFGEGYFGIQVNSATERRVLFSLWSPFPTDDPATIPDDKKIKLIKKGADVHSGEFGNEGSGGQSYLIYPWVAGKTYAFLTRAQPDAATNKTVYTSYFKPEGGNWMLIASFERPATNTRLKSLYSFLENFNQDMGNIERKANYGNQWAIDTSGNWTEITAMKFTGDDIANRGYRKDVGGGVNGNQFFLRNGGFFSDAVTLKQNFNRPSTGAAHPVIDFSQLP from the coding sequence ATGAAAACATTTATCTTATCCTTATCCTTCCTGTCCCTGCTCATCGGGACCTCTTGTAAAAAGAGTACCTTAACAGGTGATGACAATGTTAAAACAGCCAAACAGATTACAGATTTTGTAGCTACAGGACCAAAAATTGTCATTGCCTTAGGCGGCAACGCCTGGGTGAAAACCACGGGAAGTGAAATCATTAATAACAATGGTCTGGCCAACTGGACCAATGCCAATGCAGTAACCAGTGTTTATTTCAGAACAGAAGCTCCGGGTATCATTACTGTTAAACTGAGAATGAAAGTTCCGGGAGGAAACAGTACGTTTAAAGTATCGACTGGTACACAGTCTATCAGCACGACTGCTTCAAATTCATCATTTGATACTGTAGCGGTTGGAAATTTCAACATCACAGCCAAAGGTTACGTTAAATTTGATATACAGGGCGTAAGTAAAACAGGAAGTTACTTTGGCGATGTTTCTGATTTAATTATCAGCGGACAACCGGTAACTGACAGTGTATCTTATGTAAAAGATAATATCGACTCCCGTTTTTACTGGGGTCGCAGAGGACCGTCAGTTCATGTCAACTATACCATTCCTGATGCCATTAAAAACAATGTAGAATGGTTTTATAATGAAATCAATGTTCCGGTAGGTTCAGACCCGATCGGTTCTTATTTCATGTCCAATGGCTTCGGAGAAGGCTATTTTGGTATCCAGGTAAATTCTGCCACTGAGCGCAGAGTTTTGTTTTCTCTGTGGAGTCCATTCCCTACTGATGATCCGGCTACTATACCAGATGATAAAAAAATCAAGCTGATTAAAAAAGGCGCTGATGTACATAGCGGAGAATTTGGCAATGAAGGATCAGGTGGACAGAGTTATCTGATTTATCCATGGGTAGCAGGTAAAACCTATGCTTTTCTAACCAGAGCGCAACCAGATGCAGCTACCAATAAAACAGTTTACACGTCTTATTTCAAACCTGAGGGTGGCAACTGGATGTTAATTGCAAGTTTTGAGCGTCCGGCAACCAATACCAGATTAAAAAGTTTATACTCATTCCTTGAAAACTTCAATCAGGATATGGGAAATATAGAAAGAAAAGCTAATTACGGCAATCAATGGGCAATTGATACCAGCGGTAACTGGACAGAAATTACAGCTATGAAATTTACCGGTGATGATATTGCCAACAGAGGTTACAGAAAAGATGTCGGAGGCGGAGTAAATGGTAATCAGTTCTTTTTAAGAAACGGTGGTTTCTTTAGTGATGCTGTTACTTTGAAGCAAAATTTTAACAGACCTTCAACGGGAGCTGCTCATCCGGTTATCGATTTCAGCCAGTTACCTTAA
- a CDS encoding RagB/SusD family nutrient uptake outer membrane protein, whose amino-acid sequence MALIVSATACKKSLTLDPYAGMTTEQVVTTFEGLQAATIGTYNYIKDPYYVRNYHIFSEYASDNVSLSGTTTDPLFYAYNYQHQKNQSNVENFWRKAYQAVFGTNVVIEKVAESQDPVKNQLLGENYFLRAMVNFDLVKFFGRPYTDDNGESLGVMLKTNTIVTELPSRSKVKDVYALVISDLLKSIKLMNSTKNNNFASKEVAMALLSRVYLYMGDYKNAFDYADQVIKTGRYSLVPSTGYAKYFTGVPEANPETIFAIRHVLKDDRLDDAIGSMYWGGAIGYGEMYASQSYRSLVNKFPEDLRNSFVVPQYEKNEDGTIKKDAQGNPVLQKRNGYPKYFINKYSFQEGYETLSSPVVLRLAEMYLTRAECAFQLGRPNDALADVNIIRTRAGLSGNALFSTGNMMGYTSVLDVILDERRLEFAFESQRKFDVFRNKRTLNRDYPGTHLASGQTSQQIPYTDPRVIFFIPENDITLNPNLIQNP is encoded by the coding sequence ATGGCACTTATTGTGTCAGCTACTGCCTGTAAAAAAAGCCTGACCCTGGATCCTTATGCAGGGATGACGACTGAACAAGTTGTAACTACCTTTGAAGGTCTTCAGGCAGCTACTATCGGTACCTACAACTATATTAAAGATCCGTACTATGTACGTAATTATCATATTTTTTCTGAATATGCAAGTGATAACGTTTCGCTGAGCGGAACAACAACTGATCCGCTGTTCTATGCTTATAACTATCAGCATCAGAAAAATCAGAGTAACGTGGAAAACTTCTGGCGTAAAGCCTACCAGGCAGTTTTCGGAACTAATGTCGTGATAGAAAAAGTAGCAGAAAGCCAGGACCCGGTGAAAAATCAATTGCTTGGAGAAAATTACTTTTTAAGAGCGATGGTGAACTTTGATCTGGTCAAATTCTTTGGTCGTCCCTATACTGATGACAATGGTGAATCACTTGGCGTCATGCTTAAAACCAATACTATTGTGACGGAATTACCATCCAGATCAAAAGTAAAAGATGTTTATGCCCTGGTAATTAGCGATTTGTTAAAGTCGATCAAATTGATGAACAGTACAAAAAACAACAACTTTGCTTCCAAAGAAGTTGCTATGGCGTTGCTGAGCAGAGTCTATTTGTATATGGGAGATTATAAAAATGCATTTGATTATGCAGATCAGGTAATTAAGACTGGTCGTTATTCTCTGGTGCCATCTACAGGATATGCTAAATATTTTACCGGTGTTCCTGAAGCAAATCCTGAAACTATTTTTGCGATCAGACACGTATTGAAAGATGACCGTCTGGATGACGCCATAGGTTCTATGTACTGGGGTGGAGCTATCGGTTATGGTGAGATGTATGCTTCGCAGTCTTACAGATCCTTAGTCAATAAATTCCCTGAAGATTTACGTAATTCATTTGTTGTACCTCAATATGAAAAAAATGAAGATGGAACAATTAAGAAAGACGCACAGGGCAATCCGGTTCTTCAGAAAAGAAATGGTTATCCTAAATATTTCATTAACAAATACTCCTTCCAGGAAGGTTATGAAACTTTAAGCTCCCCTGTCGTATTAAGACTGGCAGAAATGTATCTGACAAGAGCGGAATGCGCTTTCCAGCTGGGCAGACCAAATGACGCACTTGCAGATGTGAATATCATCAGAACCCGTGCAGGATTAAGCGGAAATGCTTTATTCTCTACAGGTAATATGATGGGCTATACCAGTGTACTGGATGTGATTCTGGATGAACGCAGACTGGAATTTGCCTTTGAATCACAACGCAAATTTGACGTTTTCAGAAATAAAAGAACGCTGAACAGAGATTATCCTGGTACCCATCTGGCTTCGGGACAAACTTCACAGCAAATTCCTTATACTGATCCGAGGGTGATTTTCTTTATTCCTGAGAATGATATTACGCTTAATCCTAACCTGATTCAGAATCCTTAA
- a CDS encoding GMC oxidoreductase, with translation MDRKQFIKSNIVLGIGLTASKISAAVPLPEKKETEHHRVIVIGTGYGAAVAALRMAEKGIKVLMLEMGMDWPASKEHRTFSKLIFPDKRSTWLKSHSILPFANVFTFKKYTGVLDRIDTDQLKVYVGRGVGGGSLVNGGMAVVPKRAYFESIMPEINAAEMYDKYFPLANRMLKVNSISPRFFETTPYYKFARTARDQAHKAGYKTVFVPNVYDFDYMEKESRKEVYQSALNGEVVYGNNAGKQSLDKTYLAAAMKTKNVEIRPLYSVRSIHSTKTGYKLEVDNINTSGDTVFSQDFSCDFLFVCAGSMGTSELMVKAKATGTLPALNQEVGEGWGNNGNVMAGRNFIKQGTGSKQSCIPTMAIDDWDNKEHPVFAEISPMPMKMETWTSLYLAITKNPNRGKFSYNALTNKVNLKVAENFSTNAIADVKQLMDKLNNENGGTYARLLFKHGINGEICYHPLGGCVIGRATDLYGRFKGYERLYTCDGSLLPGSTGVNPFVTITAIAERNIEKIIAEDFQNY, from the coding sequence ATGGATCGTAAACAGTTTATCAAAAGTAATATTGTCTTAGGTATAGGACTAACGGCTTCAAAAATAAGTGCTGCTGTTCCGCTGCCTGAAAAAAAGGAGACTGAACACCATCGTGTAATTGTTATTGGTACTGGCTATGGAGCTGCAGTTGCAGCCCTGCGCATGGCCGAAAAAGGGATTAAAGTACTCATGCTGGAAATGGGTATGGACTGGCCGGCCAGTAAAGAACATCGCACTTTCTCCAAACTGATTTTTCCGGATAAACGTTCTACCTGGTTAAAATCACACAGTATATTGCCTTTTGCCAATGTCTTTACCTTTAAAAAGTACACAGGCGTATTGGACAGAATAGATACCGATCAGCTGAAAGTTTATGTAGGCAGAGGTGTCGGTGGTGGCTCACTGGTCAATGGAGGAATGGCTGTAGTACCTAAAAGAGCCTATTTTGAAAGTATCATGCCGGAAATCAATGCCGCAGAAATGTACGACAAATATTTTCCGCTGGCCAACCGGATGTTAAAGGTCAATTCCATTTCGCCCCGCTTTTTTGAAACTACTCCTTATTATAAATTTGCCCGTACTGCAAGAGATCAGGCTCACAAAGCTGGTTATAAAACCGTTTTTGTACCCAATGTCTATGACTTTGACTATATGGAAAAAGAAAGCCGGAAAGAGGTTTATCAATCTGCTTTAAATGGTGAAGTTGTGTATGGAAACAATGCTGGAAAACAAAGCCTGGATAAAACTTATCTGGCCGCAGCCATGAAAACAAAAAACGTCGAAATCAGACCATTGTATAGTGTAAGATCTATCCACAGTACAAAAACAGGTTATAAGCTGGAAGTGGATAACATCAATACTTCAGGAGATACCGTATTTTCACAGGATTTCAGCTGCGATTTTCTTTTTGTCTGTGCTGGCAGCATGGGTACATCCGAATTGATGGTCAAAGCCAAAGCAACTGGTACTTTACCGGCGCTTAATCAGGAAGTAGGCGAAGGATGGGGGAATAATGGTAATGTAATGGCTGGCAGAAACTTTATCAAACAAGGTACAGGCAGTAAACAGTCCTGTATTCCAACCATGGCAATTGATGACTGGGATAATAAAGAACATCCCGTTTTTGCTGAAATTTCGCCCATGCCTATGAAAATGGAAACCTGGACTTCTTTATATCTGGCCATTACTAAAAATCCGAACCGTGGTAAATTTAGCTATAACGCCCTGACCAATAAAGTGAATTTAAAAGTCGCCGAAAATTTCAGCACAAATGCCATAGCGGATGTCAAACAGCTGATGGACAAATTAAATAACGAAAATGGAGGCACCTACGCCCGTTTGTTATTTAAGCACGGTATTAACGGAGAAATCTGTTATCATCCTTTAGGTGGCTGCGTTATAGGCCGGGCAACAGATTTATATGGCAGATTTAAAGGTTATGAAAGATTATACACCTGCGACGGTTCATTACTACCGGGCAGCACAGGTGTAAATCCCTTTGTGACCATTACTGCAATTGCTGAAAGAAATATAGAAAAGATCATTGCAGAAGATTTCCAAAACTACTGA
- a CDS encoding phosphotransferase enzyme family protein, with product MLDKILPLYGIQPVESDVQLFGDGLINRTWKITTQSKGYILQQVNQSVFKNPQDIDQNVSRLKSYLSKTHPEYLFVSPLSGSSGSSLIETSEGYFRLFPFVENSHSLNVLNKKEEAYEGARQFGRFSRLLNDFDVKQLHITLPDFHNLSLRFDQFTYAVENASAERKEKSKDLIAFIMDHVDIVTTYKNIVERNEIPQRVIHHDTKINNVLFDQNNKGICVIDLDTVMPGYFISDVGDMMRTYLSAAGEEETDLSRINVRKDFFKAIYDGYMEEMGDVLTPTEKSYFIYAGKFLIYMQAIRFLADYLQNDIYYGEKYEGHNLNRTKNQITLLEKYLELEPQLENIIGKIAIQ from the coding sequence ATGCTTGATAAGATTTTACCGTTGTACGGAATTCAACCTGTTGAAAGTGACGTACAATTATTTGGAGATGGTCTGATCAATCGTACCTGGAAAATAACTACTCAATCTAAAGGATATATCCTGCAGCAGGTTAATCAGTCTGTATTTAAAAATCCACAGGATATAGATCAGAATGTATCGCGACTAAAGTCATATCTGAGCAAAACGCATCCGGAATATCTTTTTGTTTCTCCCCTGTCCGGATCATCCGGCAGCTCATTAATAGAAACTTCTGAAGGATATTTCAGATTGTTTCCTTTTGTAGAGAATTCACATTCTCTGAATGTCCTGAACAAAAAAGAAGAAGCCTACGAGGGTGCCAGACAGTTTGGAAGATTTTCCAGACTGCTCAACGATTTCGACGTTAAACAACTGCACATTACCTTACCGGATTTCCATAACCTGTCCTTAAGATTTGATCAGTTTACCTATGCTGTAGAAAATGCCTCAGCAGAGCGTAAAGAAAAGTCTAAAGACCTGATCGCTTTTATTATGGATCATGTGGATATTGTGACTACTTATAAAAACATAGTAGAGCGCAATGAGATTCCGCAAAGGGTAATTCATCATGATACTAAAATCAATAACGTCCTTTTTGACCAGAATAATAAAGGGATCTGTGTAATAGACCTGGATACTGTAATGCCTGGTTATTTCATCAGTGACGTTGGTGATATGATGCGAACTTATTTATCAGCCGCTGGTGAGGAAGAAACTGACCTGAGCAGAATCAATGTCAGAAAAGATTTCTTTAAAGCCATTTATGATGGTTATATGGAAGAAATGGGTGATGTGCTGACCCCAACTGAAAAAAGCTATTTCATTTATGCAGGTAAGTTCCTGATCTACATGCAGGCCATCCGCTTTTTAGCTGACTATCTTCAGAACGATATTTATTATGGTGAAAAATATGAAGGCCATAACCTGAACAGGACTAAAAACCAGATCACGCTGCTGGAGAAATACCTGGAACTGGAACCTCAACTGGAAAACATCATTGGCAAAATAGCAATTCAATAA
- a CDS encoding SusC/RagA family TonB-linked outer membrane protein, with protein sequence MTKIYTPMNLVVNRIFPSLSKLRELSLIQLTKAITIVLLTLCSGIAFAQSPVTGKVTDEQGIPMPGVSVKVKKTTNGTITNGDGRYVLKTAADVVLEFSYIGYESQDVTLSGKSVINVSLKPDAKLMDEVVVVGYTSKSKSQIVSSVSTVSAKQLLDVTSNSTANLLQGKAAGVSVSSSSGQPGATPTIRIRGTGTFSAGAEPLTVVDGVIGGTANPRDIESITVLKDAGATGLYGSRAANGVIVITTKQGKSGKTKINYSGSYGINTASQGNFKLMNGQQLLDYSTYMYTNDYNTKRANFIKKLSATTPNPTQQQIDDYLKLNQLPLTNADYLSGILPSVPNNTDWRDLAFRQAYTNSQNINISGGDEKTHFYIGADYYNEQGTLINTGINNTNFRVNLDHKINDRLKITTRINAGFGKKTNDQTGALYQAYTNLPWDNPYNTDGTPRYIDQESDWYGRDKTNFVFLKDYNVDNTRTQTLAGDLKLEYKINNWLNFTTSNRYTTSNSRQEILTDARTPTGKANSGELRNLYNYGNSFLTSNLFNASYSFGKHNLTGIGGFEYQQNYVDNIDATGYGIQPGLEIPDATATPKTLLGGKSKSRFISELFMADYNYDNRYFGTVSLRNDGSSKFGANHKFGLFYSVAGGWLISNEKFFQSKVITNLKLRGSYGVTGNTPNGDYTSLALYTFNVQYANIPGGYPSALPNPYLTWETPTTINFGGNIGLWNRIELSVDLYQRTNKDLIIDVPLSSATGFYRLTQNIGSIRNRGIDIELNTKNFTGEFKWNTSFNIGFNRNNVSKLYENQPIDKFYNQRIAVGHDMNSWYTREWAGVDPNNGDPLWYTTKADGTTTTTNNYNAAERRYVGTSSPKFTGGMGNEFTYKNFSLNTFFNFVYGNKIYNANREVFDADGAYPQYNSMTLKDGWNRWEKPGDIATHPKAVVNGNKLSNKPSSRFLEDGSYLRLRNITLGYNFSDAVLKKLKVSNLRVYVSADNLVTLTKFSGMDPEVSDLEPNTNNSGVSGTKYPISKKILFGVNIGF encoded by the coding sequence ATGACAAAAATCTACACACCAATGAATCTGGTCGTAAACCGGATTTTCCCTTCATTAAGCAAGCTCAGGGAGCTTTCCTTAATTCAACTAACCAAAGCAATAACAATCGTATTACTCACCCTGTGTTCAGGTATTGCATTTGCGCAATCGCCGGTTACAGGAAAAGTTACAGATGAACAGGGTATACCAATGCCGGGTGTCTCTGTAAAAGTTAAAAAAACAACCAACGGTACTATTACCAATGGCGATGGCAGATATGTCTTAAAGACAGCTGCCGATGTTGTTTTAGAATTCAGCTATATCGGATATGAATCACAGGATGTTACTCTATCCGGAAAAAGTGTGATCAACGTCAGTCTTAAACCAGATGCCAAACTGATGGATGAAGTTGTAGTAGTAGGTTATACCTCCAAAAGCAAATCACAGATTGTGAGTTCTGTTTCAACGGTATCGGCTAAACAACTATTGGATGTGACCAGTAATAGTACAGCTAACCTTTTACAGGGAAAAGCGGCTGGTGTATCCGTTTCTTCTTCTTCAGGACAACCTGGCGCCACACCAACTATTCGTATCAGGGGTACAGGTACTTTCAGTGCTGGTGCAGAACCACTTACTGTTGTTGACGGTGTAATTGGCGGTACGGCTAACCCAAGAGATATAGAATCAATCACTGTATTAAAAGATGCGGGTGCAACAGGGCTATATGGTTCAAGAGCAGCAAACGGGGTAATTGTTATTACAACCAAACAAGGAAAGAGCGGTAAGACAAAAATCAACTATAGCGGATCATACGGGATCAATACTGCTTCTCAGGGTAATTTCAAATTGATGAACGGTCAGCAGCTCCTTGACTACAGTACTTATATGTACACGAATGACTATAATACAAAAAGAGCAAATTTCATTAAAAAGCTTTCTGCCACTACTCCAAATCCAACTCAACAACAAATAGATGATTACCTGAAACTGAATCAGTTGCCATTAACCAATGCTGATTATTTATCAGGAATTCTTCCTTCGGTTCCCAACAACACAGACTGGAGAGACCTGGCATTCAGACAGGCCTATACCAACAGTCAGAATATCAATATTTCGGGAGGTGACGAAAAAACTCATTTCTATATTGGAGCAGACTATTACAATGAACAGGGTACACTGATCAATACAGGAATTAATAACACAAATTTCAGGGTTAATCTTGACCACAAGATTAATGACAGACTGAAAATCACTACCAGAATCAACGCTGGTTTTGGTAAAAAAACAAATGATCAGACTGGTGCGCTTTACCAGGCTTATACCAACTTACCCTGGGATAATCCCTACAACACTGACGGAACTCCTCGATATATAGATCAGGAAAGTGACTGGTATGGCCGTGATAAAACGAACTTTGTATTTTTAAAAGATTACAATGTCGACAATACAAGAACACAGACACTTGCAGGCGACTTAAAGCTTGAATACAAAATCAATAACTGGTTAAACTTTACAACTTCAAACAGATATACAACCAGTAATTCCAGACAGGAAATTCTGACTGATGCACGTACACCTACAGGAAAAGCCAACTCAGGAGAACTAAGAAATCTTTACAACTATGGCAACTCCTTTCTTACTTCCAATTTGTTCAATGCATCTTATAGTTTTGGTAAACATAATTTAACCGGTATCGGAGGTTTTGAATATCAGCAGAACTATGTAGACAATATTGATGCAACCGGTTACGGTATACAGCCGGGTCTTGAAATTCCGGATGCCACTGCAACACCAAAAACGCTGTTAGGTGGTAAATCAAAAAGCCGCTTTATTTCAGAGCTTTTCATGGCCGATTATAACTATGATAACCGCTATTTCGGAACGGTTTCTTTACGTAACGATGGTTCATCCAAATTTGGTGCAAATCATAAATTCGGTTTATTTTACTCTGTAGCCGGCGGATGGTTGATTTCCAATGAGAAATTCTTTCAGTCAAAAGTTATTACCAATCTGAAACTACGTGGTAGTTACGGTGTTACTGGTAATACGCCAAATGGGGATTATACTTCATTAGCCTTATATACCTTTAATGTACAGTATGCAAACATTCCAGGGGGATATCCTTCAGCTTTACCTAATCCATATTTAACCTGGGAAACTCCTACAACCATCAATTTTGGTGGTAATATCGGTTTATGGAACAGAATAGAATTAAGCGTTGATCTTTATCAGCGAACTAATAAAGATCTGATCATTGATGTTCCGCTTTCCAGTGCAACCGGCTTTTACAGGCTAACACAGAATATTGGTTCAATCAGAAACAGAGGGATCGATATCGAATTGAATACCAAAAACTTTACAGGCGAATTCAAATGGAACACCAGTTTTAATATTGGATTCAACAGAAACAATGTCTCTAAATTATATGAAAATCAACCGATTGACAAATTCTACAATCAGCGTATAGCCGTAGGGCATGATATGAATTCATGGTATACCAGAGAATGGGCAGGCGTTGATCCTAATAATGGTGATCCACTTTGGTATACAACCAAGGCAGATGGAACCACTACAACTACCAATAATTATAATGCAGCAGAAAGAAGATATGTAGGTACCTCATCCCCAAAATTCACTGGCGGTATGGGTAACGAATTCACCTATAAAAACTTCAGCCTGAATACATTTTTCAATTTTGTTTACGGGAATAAAATTTACAATGCCAACCGTGAAGTATTTGATGCCGATGGAGCTTATCCACAGTACAACAGCATGACTTTAAAGGATGGATGGAACAGATGGGAAAAACCGGGAGATATTGCTACTCATCCTAAAGCGGTAGTTAACGGGAATAAATTATCGAATAAACCTTCTTCAAGATTTCTGGAAGACGGATCTTATTTAAGATTGAGAAACATTACTCTTGGCTATAATTTCTCAGATGCAGTACTTAAAAAACTTAAAGTTTCCAATCTGAGAGTTTATGTAAGCGCAGATAACCTGGTTACTCTGACTAAATTTTCAGGCATGGATCCGGAGGTTTCTGATCTGGAACCAAACACGAATAACAGTGGAGTAAGCGGAACCAAGTATCCGATCAGTAAAAAGATATTATTTGGAGTAAACATAGGTTTTTAA
- a CDS encoding LacI family DNA-binding transcriptional regulator: MSDKPTTIKEIAKLLDISVSTVSRALNDHSSIGLITKMRVKKMAKELNYEPNQRAIQFLQGKSHTIGVILPELAESFFSAAISGIEDIAYKRNYTVLLAQSHDDADREKLLIEKMKMQRVDGLLISVSKTTNTYEHLEAFKKSNIPIVFFDRIPPVKNIHFVASNLESGTYEAVNFLLKKGHRTIGMINGPTNLVASTERKNGYIKAMTSHRLKFDPSLMLNCDLTEAGTIEAMDNFLNHKRKPTAIVTFNDYVALFAIRYARSLNIQINKDIDFVSYANLPLINYMDFTPIASVEQFPYKQGKKAADILLDLINKPKGDSETETAYYNVVVESELIVGKEK; the protein is encoded by the coding sequence ATGTCAGATAAACCAACTACGATAAAAGAAATAGCCAAGCTGCTCGATATTTCAGTATCTACCGTTTCGAGAGCTTTGAATGATCACTCCAGCATAGGTTTGATTACCAAAATGCGGGTAAAAAAAATGGCCAAAGAACTTAACTATGAGCCAAATCAGAGAGCTATTCAATTTTTACAGGGTAAATCGCATACCATAGGCGTTATTCTGCCCGAACTTGCTGAATCTTTTTTCTCTGCGGCTATCAGCGGAATTGAAGATATAGCCTATAAAAGAAACTATACCGTATTGCTTGCCCAGTCTCATGATGATGCAGACAGAGAGAAGTTACTCATTGAAAAAATGAAGATGCAGCGTGTAGACGGGCTGTTAATCTCGGTATCAAAAACGACCAATACCTACGAACATCTGGAAGCTTTCAAAAAATCAAATATTCCTATTGTATTTTTTGATCGTATCCCACCTGTTAAAAATATACACTTTGTAGCCTCCAACCTGGAGTCAGGTACTTATGAGGCTGTCAACTTCCTGCTAAAAAAAGGTCACCGTACTATTGGTATGATCAACGGTCCTACTAACCTGGTAGCCAGTACGGAAAGAAAGAACGGTTATATCAAGGCCATGACCTCTCACCGGTTAAAATTTGATCCATCTTTAATGCTGAACTGTGATCTGACAGAAGCAGGAACTATTGAAGCGATGGATAACTTCCTGAATCACAAGCGCAAACCTACAGCAATAGTCACATTCAATGATTATGTGGCTCTATTTGCGATCCGTTATGCGCGTTCACTAAACATCCAGATCAATAAGGATATTGATTTTGTAAGCTATGCCAATCTGCCGCTGATCAATTATATGGACTTTACACCTATTGCTTCGGTAGAACAGTTTCCGTACAAACAAGGAAAGAAGGCAGCAGACATTTTACTGGATCTGATTAACAAACCCAAGGGTGATTCTGAAACAGAAACTGCTTATTATAACGTAGTTGTAGAATCTGAATTAATCGTAGGCAAGGAGAAATAA